One Antennarius striatus isolate MH-2024 chromosome 9, ASM4005453v1, whole genome shotgun sequence genomic window, TATAAATATAATCACAACAACAGCAGTTTGTACAACACCCTCCTAAAAGGTGTTGTAAAAAGAATGATCATGCTAGGATGTTCAATGTTTTGTGATTACCTGAGGACATATCGGGTAGAGGGACAGACGTGGTGATCTGACCTGAACTATGTGTCCTTCTCTGGATCAAGACGCCAAATCCTCATCTGAACAGCTAGGCTAGTCTGAGAATGATCAGGAAGAAACATATTTAGGGGCTTTtctcaaatattttcttcacaACATAAAGAAttgcatttttcattatttctccaGCGCTGCTTTTTTGTGTAGGCAGAGTGAGATTCTCACTTCAGGTTTAAGGAACAACGATATTTGACGGAAAGATGTCGACACTCTTTATCAAGTATTGGTGGAGAACAACAATTATAAAGTCATAGCTAACAGAAGTAAAACCATGCTATTATCAAACCAGGATGTAAAGAACGAAACATAAAAATCACTACAGAATATAGAAGATTACGGTAAGCTACATTTGTTTTGCGTTCATCATCAGAAGACACAATGGCTAACACCTACAGTACCTGTACTCATTGTAGCAATCACTTTGAAGGAAGAAGGGGAACCTTTCCTTCAGAACCCACTGAATTCCTTGTTTTCCATCCAGACACTGTAAATGTCAGAAAGATTCCTGAGATGGAGCTCCACAACTTCAGCACCTCAGGACAGAGAAACATTCATCGTTTACATGAACAGAGTACTGGTTGTCCACTGGAGGCGTTCTGCCACCACTGAGGGGTTACCACTGAGACACTGTGTTTTGCTGTGGAATAGGGTCGATCGGATTCTTCTGGAGACAACCTCAGCTGCCCCGTTCACCACATCAAACAGTCCCATGTCCTTGTTGTACAGCAAAGACTCTGTCAAAGTCTACAAAAAGATGACGGAGAAGGTTCAAAAGTGCTGTTAAAAGTCAGCTCATCCCATTAAGACTAGTGGGATTACTTTACTGGCAAACGTAAGAAATTAACCAATAGATCATCAGAGGCCAGAGAATTCTCcaacacaggaaaaaacaaTATCAAACAAAAAAGGTGGTGATCCTGATAAATCTGTGTTCTATGAAAAAACCTCTAAATATCAGTAATCAATCATACTCACAAAGTTAGTAGCTGTGAGATGGGAGAGCTCTTCACATGGAGAAGAACACAAATTACCAAACAATAACTCCCAAAGAGTAATTTTAGTCATAAAGCACATCTTACCGATTGGACTTACTCCACACATGGTTCACTTCTATAGAAGAAAATCAGCACAACACATTAAAAAGTTCTGCACCtaaagttcacacacacacacacacacacacacacacacacacacacactaggcgTAACTACACAAACTGCAGGTTGCTACGGAGTGGATGTTAAAACGCAGGAGTTGGTAAAAGTTTAACTACAGAGCCCGAAGAGAAACAAAGAGTTCTTCCTTCCTGCCAGGTGAGACATCTGtcacaatcactcacacatttacatcactgttttttgtttgtgtccgattgacaacaaaaacaaatcaaactatTATACGGCATTGAAGCGGCGGGTACATGTTGATTTTGTACCACTAGATGGCGCAAAACAcctaaaaattatttaaatgtataaacGTTTAGAAAAAGTATTACCACAGAAATAGAAACGTGTTTAAAAAAGGtagtttattcaaaaacacattgGCAAAAGTTGAAAATCTGAGTAATTCCAAAAAACAGCATCTACTACATTTTATCAATGTGTCTGGAAAAGTACATCAGTAAAAATCGTCCGCCGTATGACAGGAGAGACTTCCTTCACATGAACAATTAAAACCATGACTAAGAACTGTTTTAGAAAAAATGCCTGTAAATGTATTacataaatatacacaaaaacacactgaaacgTACAGAAGGTGCTCTCAAGCACTGGCATCAGTTTCCTTGTTGCTAAGACTTGTCTACTCCATGAGACAAAAACTTAATAAAACACTAATGTGGCTCTGACACAGCCAACAGGAGCACAGACCACTTCCTGCTCACAGTCTCCTGACATTTCGTTTGCTCTGAGCACTTCCTGGAAGAATGATGTCCTTCTTGTGACGGCCCACAGACTGGCTGCCACACTCTCTGGAGCTGTGGAACGCACACAAACATGCTGTGCAGAATTGGAAACCACAGTCAGCACTGCAGCACACACCCTCGCCTTTGACTGAGTGACACCTTGCAGGATGTTGGCATCGAGGACAAGGCTTGAGGCACTCGTCATTGAAGAGGGTTCTGGCAATCTGGAAGTaaaaaaatgatgtgaaatgataaaacaagGTCTTAATGTGAACCTCTCAGAACAGCAACATGAAGACAAATTAGAATCATCATTCATCCTCCAATGAACAATTACTAAAACCTTTGACATGCTGGAAATAGccaaattttaaatgtattcaaatttggaaaatgtttttaaaaatgcacctCTAGAAATTTTTCTcgtttgctgctgctgcctgaaTGTCGGACACGTTCTTGTAATGGGGTCAGAGTGCAGTTTCCAGACTGGGGGGTGTAGAAGCTGGAGGTCTTGGACTGGGCCTGAACAGTCTTGAGGGCTGACCTCTTAGAGAGAGTCAGTCTGGTGTCTGCATCAGGGACATGGATAGCACCACCGAGCTACGAGTCAACACCACAAAGTTAGTAAACCCATTTCCACTGTTGCTCATTTCCACTCATGAACAggatgacagagaaaaaaacagccagaCTTTATTCAGACTGTTGTACTAGTGATCTGAGGTATATATTTCAGTTTATAGTTACTTGAAGCAAAAAGTTGCATGTGGTAAATGTCATACCTCTAGAGCAGCCTCCACTTCGCTCAGGTGGGTTAGTCTCTTAAAACAAGCTCGCTTGTCTTGTTGAATTATTTCATTCCAGCTCTTGCACACCTGACCACATCTATCAAAAAGATGCATGCATGAGACCTTTAATTCACTCCAACCATAACTGTTCAATAAATTACAAACTTTCAAGGAAAATGTggttttcaaatttaaatgtcatgCTCATAGGTTGGATACCGTGATTGATAACTTGACCAATATGTGATATTTGATGATAGatatgatattaaaaaaatacttttattaacCCCTTGGTGAAAttatgtttcttcttttttcttctaagAGGAAGATGTGCTTAATTTTGTATATAGTACACACATCTATAGAAGCAGAAAAGGGAAACTTGCATTTTACATTGCACGAAGGACCTGCCAGCTAAGGATGAGCATGAACTCCTCACCTGTAGGTGGTCTCAGAGTCCAGGTGGCCCAGAATAACTGCCAGGATGTGTCGTAGGTCCCTCTTCTTCAGCTCTGTGAGTATGTTTACCTTCCCCAGACCCATCTTCCTGCCAATCAGTCCTGCCAATGGCATTGTGGTCTTGAACATGACTGGGGTCTGAGCCAGTGCTGCTGTGGACCTCAGCTGTTCCTTCAGGCTCGGACTTTGGCCAACAAACATCTGGGCTTTCTGTTGGCACATAACATGAACCAGCTGCAAAGCTGGAGTCAGGGACAGATCGATTGGGGTCATCTTGAGAGGGGTTATATCAGGATTAGCAGGAGCTGAACTGCAGGGCGTCATGTTTTCTGGCTTGCATGTAGTGGCTCGGATTGGGGTAGCATAGCCTTGTTTTGCAGATGTCACAATATCAGAGGGCACGTTATTACCACACATAACAGAATGCACACTCTGACAGGTGGGATTGTCAGTAAAAACCTCATCTTTAGAATGGCTCTGGAATTTAGAGAGATGTTCCTGCTTCTTGTCTAAAGGGTCTTCCTCAGACTGAGAGCCACCTTCTTTAAGTGTAGAAAGCCGGTGCTGACGCTGCAAACGTGGCCGCCGCTTTGACTCTGCCACATTTGAGGTTTCACGGTTTCCTCTGGAGCAGGAGAGGAGCAACTCTTGGAATGAGCCATCATGATCCACGGAGGAGTCCTGTGATTTATCAAGGCTCAGAGAACAGAAACCACTGTCTTCACATGCAGACCTGTTTCAGGTTAGAGAGGAGTGAAAACATGAATGTTTCTTATTGATGCTTCAAGCATTCAGCTGGGTACATTTACAAAAGGATTTATTAAGATGTTTAGAAAGAGTCAGAAGCCATACCCGATGTACTTGGGTGTATGTGTCGAAGATGGTGTGGACACATCACTTGAGCTGTCAAATAAGTTATTTATCTCACTGCTGATCAGTGATTGAGAGT contains:
- the fbxo43 gene encoding F-box only protein 43; this translates as MQCTPESHIYLKSHKGQHCYDFSDSGYSSLCRSPQNTSGADSCRSLCPVESIETPKENLKLPITPKQRSRESIGVLDKNNRGTPHPLAVSWCETPKRDSSLRPKLLMCRPTTAVKPRSPRNTGTESSSGATYEHWLSASFESLDTATAAVAPSALKLEQDMPVSGMKRRLLFIQTRTSTIEDGKANCDHLSFFGTTGSLSLSDFNDSVSETPSFSNIQRTSSKEYSQSLISSEINNLFDSSSDVSTPSSTHTPKYIGSACEDSGFCSLSLDKSQDSSVDHDGSFQELLLSCSRGNRETSNVAESKRRPRLQRQHRLSTLKEGGSQSEEDPLDKKQEHLSKFQSHSKDEVFTDNPTCQSVHSVMCGNNVPSDIVTSAKQGYATPIRATTCKPENMTPCSSAPANPDITPLKMTPIDLSLTPALQLVHVMCQQKAQMFVGQSPSLKEQLRSTAALAQTPVMFKTTMPLAGLIGRKMGLGKVNILTELKKRDLRHILAVILGHLDSETTYRCGQVCKSWNEIIQQDKRACFKRLTHLSEVEAALELGGAIHVPDADTRLTLSKRSALKTVQAQSKTSSFYTPQSGNCTLTPLQERVRHSGSSSKREKFLEIARTLFNDECLKPCPRCQHPARCHSVKGEGVCCSADCGFQFCTACLCAFHSSRECGSQSVGRHKKDIILPGSAQSKRNVRRL